A single Argentina anserina chromosome 7, drPotAnse1.1, whole genome shotgun sequence DNA region contains:
- the LOC126801496 gene encoding uncharacterized protein LOC126801496 isoform X2 encodes MRQTSPLRAIERFEAEFGAESTRGAASESRRRARPRVVVLSLRRNMPSVEMRRTTRVFGMGKGVDGGARVLRSGRRLWPENSSAVKMERTEDDEDWLKLIKNNGGGRDSDSDSIAMKQQKGSWTRAARLARPKPKANVVVSMSQVLEEPVQADDGLREYKRFGLVYARKRKRAGGWVGSGDKMYGQRFARKKRKSGSLVCRSPEVLRITIESTSRCGGHLTTSRLLYSILLHRSRSTLQISELYRFLVSEPICIVFAMLGVSFSWVRSSMNGLGVCKLFESADFWPIFSVDFSAVPLCFTHMHSKMHFRYFFRPILPVNDLNDGHVSDDDDDDENVDQCGNEGDKCVVLHEVDHTDNRPLHQPVKVPKLGLRSIMYRNGLSSRAGIQKRRSSLRRRSRITSLVATRKQNGALVTELMNLKKNGLSFSSVALTQKLRRSGSTCSPTNSKAVVQDFDSACCSANLLVTESDRCYREDGLIVTLETSSSGESLLVVKKDGLTRLTYKVEERIIRPGSNRFTHDIIWSPDSDVLRLEFPDRSQWIIFKELYKECADRNATIEFIPEPAPDCNATAKSIPVPGVREVPGYADSHSSLFLIPESYISVKEDEVSRVFAKKTASYDMDSEDEEWLKKLNVDCDFHDHVSEDKFESMVDAFEKAFYSKPCDFSDGAAAASHFLDMGKEVVVETVYSYWMNKRKQKRSSLLRVFQGHQVKRPLLDSKPVMRKRRSFKRQSSHGRGKQSSLLQAMAAEQDALQEQNALLKAEEAKAAAERSVDLAICKRQRAQEGAQP; translated from the exons ATGAGGCAAACGTCGCCGCTTCGTGCAATTGAGCGTTTCGAGGCCGAGTTTGGTGCTGAGTCGACTCGGGGGGCGGCGAGCGAGTCGAGGAGGAGGGCGAGGCCGAGAGTGGTGGTGCTGAGTTTGAGGAGGAATATGCcatcggtggagatgaggaggACGACGAGGGTTTTCGGGATGGGGAAAGGGGTGGACGGCGGGGCCCGCGTCCTGCGTTCGGGGCGCCGCCTCTGGCCGGAGAACTCTTCCGCGGTGAAGATGGAGAGGACCGAAGACGACGAGGACTGGCTCAAGCTCATTAAGAACAACGGGGGAGGGCGCGATTCCGATTCCGATTCGATTGCGATGAAGCAGCAGAAGGGGAGCTGGACCAGAGCGGCCAGGCTGGCGAGGCCGAAGCCGAAGGCGAACGTGGTTGTTTCGATGAGTCAGGTCCTCGAGGAGCCGGTCCAGGCTGACGACGGGCTTAGGGAGTATAAAAGGTTCGGGCTTGTGTATGCCAGGAAGAGGAAACGGGCCGGTGGCTGGGTCGGCTCTGGCGATAAAATGTATGGGCAGAGGTTCGCtaggaagaagagaaagagtgGGAGCTTGGTATGTCGTTCCCCTGAAGTGCTTCGGATTACGATCGAGTCCACTTCACGGTGTGGGGGACACTTGACGACTAGTCGGCTTTTGTATTCCATACTGTTGCACAGGTCGCGGTCGACACTGCAAATTTCGGAGCTTTATCGATTCCTAGTCTCGGAGCCCATCTGCATTGTGTTTGCCATGCTTGGCGTTAGTTTTTCCTGG GTTCGCTCTTCTATGAATGGCTTGGGCGTTTGCAAGTTGTTTGAGAGCGCGGATTTCTGGCCGATTTTTTCTGTGGACTTTTCAGCAGTTCCTCTTTGTTTCACGCACATGCACTCCAAAATGCATTTTAGATACTTTTTTCGGCCGATTCTCCCTGTAAATGATCTGAATGATGGCCATGTatctgatgatgatgatgatgatgagaatgTTGATCAGTGTGGCAATGAGGGTGACAAGTGCGTAgtattgcatgaggttgaCCATACTGACAACAGACCATTGCATCAACCTGTAAAAGTTCCCAAATTAGGTCTTAGAAGCATAATGTATAGGAATGGTTTAAGTTCGCGAGCTGGTATTCAGAAGAGGAGGAGCTCACTGAGGAGGAGATCTAGAATAACTTCTCTTGTTGCTACGCGGAAACAAAATGGAGCCTTGGTTACAGAACTGATGAACCTGAAGAAGAATggcctttctttttcttctgtaGCCTTGACTCAGAAGCTTAGGAGGTCAGGTTCAACTTGCTCTCCTACAAACTCCAAAGCTGTGGTTCAAGATTTTGATTCGGCATGCTGCTCTGCAAACTTATTGGTCACTGAATCAGACAGATGTTATAGGGAAGACGGGTTAATCGTTACGCTAGAAACCTCTTCTTCTGGAGAGTCTCTTCTTGTGGTCAAGAAAGATGGTTTAACGCGACTCACCTACAAAGTTGAAGAGAGAATAATAAGGCCAGGCTCTAATCGCTTTACACATGATATTATCTGGTCTCCGGATAGTGATGTTTTGAGGCTAGAGTTTCCGGATCGAAGTCAGTGGATCATTTTCAAGGAGCTTTACAAGGAATGTGCTGATCGCAATGCCACCATTGAGTTCATTCCTGAGCCTGCTCCTGACTGTAATGCCACTGCGAAGTCCATTCCTGTGCCAGGGGTACGTGAAGTCCCAGGATATGCAGATAGCCACAGTTCACTGTTTCTCATACCGGAGTCATACATATCTGTGAAGGAGGATGAGGTGTCTAGAGTCTTTGCAAAGAAGACAGCGAGTTATGACATGGACTCTGAAGATGAGGAATGGCTTAAGAAGTTAAACGTTGACTGTGATTTTCATGATCATGTTTCTGAGGATAAGTTTGAATCAATGGTTGATGCCTTTGAGAAGGCATTTTACAGTAAACCGTGTGATTTCTCTGATGGAGCTGCTGCTGCCAGTCATTTTCTGGACATGGGGAAGGAGGTTGTTGTAGAAACTGTATATAGTTATTGGATGAATAAAAGGAAGCAGAAAAGATCGTCACTGCTTAGGGTCTTCCAG GGGCATCAAGTGAAAAGGCCTCTGCTCGACTCAAAGCCTGTCATGCGCAAGAGAAGATCATTCAAACGACAATCTAGTCATGGAAGAGGAAAACAATCAAGTCTCTTGCAAG CCATGGCTGCGGAACAAGATGCTTTGCAAGAACAAAATGCGTTGCTTAAAGCGGAAGAGGCGAAAGCGGCAGCAGAGAGATCTGTGGATTTAGCCATCTGCAAACGACAGAGAGCTCAG GAAGGAGCGCAGCCTTAA
- the LOC126801496 gene encoding uncharacterized protein LOC126801496 isoform X1, whose protein sequence is MRQTSPLRAIERFEAEFGAESTRGAASESRRRARPRVVVLSLRRNMPSVEMRRTTRVFGMGKGVDGGARVLRSGRRLWPENSSAVKMERTEDDEDWLKLIKNNGGGRDSDSDSIAMKQQKGSWTRAARLARPKPKANVVVSMSQVLEEPVQADDGLREYKRFGLVYARKRKRAGGWVGSGDKMYGQRFARKKRKSGSLVCRSPEVLRITIESTSRCGGHLTTSRLLYSILLHRSRSTLQISELYRFLVSEPICIVFAMLGVSFSWVRSSMNGLGVCKLFESADFWPIFSVDFSAVPLCFTHMHSKMHFRYFFRPILPVNDLNDGHVSDDDDDDENVDQCGNEGDKCVVLHEVDHTDNRPLHQPVKVPKLGLRSIMYRNGLSSRAGIQKRRSSLRRRSRITSLVATRKQNGALVTELMNLKKNGLSFSSVALTQKLRRSGSTCSPTNSKAVVQDFDSACCSANLLVTESDRCYREDGLIVTLETSSSGESLLVVKKDGLTRLTYKVEERIIRPGSNRFTHDIIWSPDSDVLRLEFPDRSQWIIFKELYKECADRNATIEFIPEPAPDCNATAKSIPVPGVREVPGYADSHSSLFLIPESYISVKEDEVSRVFAKKTASYDMDSEDEEWLKKLNVDCDFHDHVSEDKFESMVDAFEKAFYSKPCDFSDGAAAASHFLDMGKEVVVETVYSYWMNKRKQKRSSLLRVFQGHQVKRPLLDSKPVMRKRRSFKRQSSHGRGKQSSLLQAMAAEQDALQEQNALLKAEEAKAAAERSVDLAICKRQRAQVLMQNADLATYKAAMAFRIAEAAQVLGSPDAAAVYVLD, encoded by the exons ATGAGGCAAACGTCGCCGCTTCGTGCAATTGAGCGTTTCGAGGCCGAGTTTGGTGCTGAGTCGACTCGGGGGGCGGCGAGCGAGTCGAGGAGGAGGGCGAGGCCGAGAGTGGTGGTGCTGAGTTTGAGGAGGAATATGCcatcggtggagatgaggaggACGACGAGGGTTTTCGGGATGGGGAAAGGGGTGGACGGCGGGGCCCGCGTCCTGCGTTCGGGGCGCCGCCTCTGGCCGGAGAACTCTTCCGCGGTGAAGATGGAGAGGACCGAAGACGACGAGGACTGGCTCAAGCTCATTAAGAACAACGGGGGAGGGCGCGATTCCGATTCCGATTCGATTGCGATGAAGCAGCAGAAGGGGAGCTGGACCAGAGCGGCCAGGCTGGCGAGGCCGAAGCCGAAGGCGAACGTGGTTGTTTCGATGAGTCAGGTCCTCGAGGAGCCGGTCCAGGCTGACGACGGGCTTAGGGAGTATAAAAGGTTCGGGCTTGTGTATGCCAGGAAGAGGAAACGGGCCGGTGGCTGGGTCGGCTCTGGCGATAAAATGTATGGGCAGAGGTTCGCtaggaagaagagaaagagtgGGAGCTTGGTATGTCGTTCCCCTGAAGTGCTTCGGATTACGATCGAGTCCACTTCACGGTGTGGGGGACACTTGACGACTAGTCGGCTTTTGTATTCCATACTGTTGCACAGGTCGCGGTCGACACTGCAAATTTCGGAGCTTTATCGATTCCTAGTCTCGGAGCCCATCTGCATTGTGTTTGCCATGCTTGGCGTTAGTTTTTCCTGG GTTCGCTCTTCTATGAATGGCTTGGGCGTTTGCAAGTTGTTTGAGAGCGCGGATTTCTGGCCGATTTTTTCTGTGGACTTTTCAGCAGTTCCTCTTTGTTTCACGCACATGCACTCCAAAATGCATTTTAGATACTTTTTTCGGCCGATTCTCCCTGTAAATGATCTGAATGATGGCCATGTatctgatgatgatgatgatgatgagaatgTTGATCAGTGTGGCAATGAGGGTGACAAGTGCGTAgtattgcatgaggttgaCCATACTGACAACAGACCATTGCATCAACCTGTAAAAGTTCCCAAATTAGGTCTTAGAAGCATAATGTATAGGAATGGTTTAAGTTCGCGAGCTGGTATTCAGAAGAGGAGGAGCTCACTGAGGAGGAGATCTAGAATAACTTCTCTTGTTGCTACGCGGAAACAAAATGGAGCCTTGGTTACAGAACTGATGAACCTGAAGAAGAATggcctttctttttcttctgtaGCCTTGACTCAGAAGCTTAGGAGGTCAGGTTCAACTTGCTCTCCTACAAACTCCAAAGCTGTGGTTCAAGATTTTGATTCGGCATGCTGCTCTGCAAACTTATTGGTCACTGAATCAGACAGATGTTATAGGGAAGACGGGTTAATCGTTACGCTAGAAACCTCTTCTTCTGGAGAGTCTCTTCTTGTGGTCAAGAAAGATGGTTTAACGCGACTCACCTACAAAGTTGAAGAGAGAATAATAAGGCCAGGCTCTAATCGCTTTACACATGATATTATCTGGTCTCCGGATAGTGATGTTTTGAGGCTAGAGTTTCCGGATCGAAGTCAGTGGATCATTTTCAAGGAGCTTTACAAGGAATGTGCTGATCGCAATGCCACCATTGAGTTCATTCCTGAGCCTGCTCCTGACTGTAATGCCACTGCGAAGTCCATTCCTGTGCCAGGGGTACGTGAAGTCCCAGGATATGCAGATAGCCACAGTTCACTGTTTCTCATACCGGAGTCATACATATCTGTGAAGGAGGATGAGGTGTCTAGAGTCTTTGCAAAGAAGACAGCGAGTTATGACATGGACTCTGAAGATGAGGAATGGCTTAAGAAGTTAAACGTTGACTGTGATTTTCATGATCATGTTTCTGAGGATAAGTTTGAATCAATGGTTGATGCCTTTGAGAAGGCATTTTACAGTAAACCGTGTGATTTCTCTGATGGAGCTGCTGCTGCCAGTCATTTTCTGGACATGGGGAAGGAGGTTGTTGTAGAAACTGTATATAGTTATTGGATGAATAAAAGGAAGCAGAAAAGATCGTCACTGCTTAGGGTCTTCCAG GGGCATCAAGTGAAAAGGCCTCTGCTCGACTCAAAGCCTGTCATGCGCAAGAGAAGATCATTCAAACGACAATCTAGTCATGGAAGAGGAAAACAATCAAGTCTCTTGCAAG CCATGGCTGCGGAACAAGATGCTTTGCAAGAACAAAATGCGTTGCTTAAAGCGGAAGAGGCGAAAGCGGCAGCAGAGAGATCTGTGGATTTAGCCATCTGCAAACGACAGAGAGCTCAGGTACTTATGCAGAATGCTGATTTGGCAACTTACAAAGCTGCAATGGCATTTAGAATTGCTGAAGCTGCCCAAGTTCTTGGATCACCTGATGCCGCTGCTGTTTATGTACTTGATTGA